CGATCCCGCGGCAGGAGCCGAGCAGGCGAATGAGGAGATCACTCGCGCGCTCGGCGCGGCATACGCGACGGCGTACGCTCCCGCCGCCCAGGCGCAGGTGGATGGCGCTGCGGTCGTCACCGTTCGCGTCGATGCGCGGCTGCCGCTGCTTGCCTGGTTCCTGCCGGTCGGTCCGGCGGTTCACGCGACCGGCCACGCCTTGCTGGAGCCGAGACCGTGACCTGCTCCCGTCCGGCTGACGAGGGCAGCGCGATCGTGGAGTTCGTCTGGCTGGCGGTCCTCCTGATGATCCCGTTGGCCTACGTCGTGATGAGCGCGGTCGCCGTGCAGCGCGCGGCGTTCGCGGTAACCGCCGCCGCACGGGAAGGCGCGAGGGCCTATGCCACCGCGGGTTCGGATGCCCTGGGGGAGCGGCGGGCCGAGCAGGCCGTCGCGCTCGTCATGGCCGACCAGGGCGTGTCGTGGAAGCCGTCGGGTCGCGTCGTTGACTGCGGGCCGTGCGACTACGCGCCCGGATCGACCTTCACCGTGGTCCTGTCCCAGCACGTTGCGCTTCCGTTCGTACCAGGCTGGCTGTGCGGGCGCCGCTGCGTCGCCGGGATTACCGTTCGCGCCCGCCATGCCGAGCGGCTCAGCTGCTACTCGGGCACCGGCACACCCGACCCCGCGGCC
This is a stretch of genomic DNA from Mycobacteriales bacterium. It encodes these proteins:
- a CDS encoding TadE family protein encodes the protein MSGAGAPRDGGSAAVDFVLVGVLVTFLFLAVLQVGIDFYVRDVLEACAADGARYAANADVADPAAGAEQANEEITRALGAAYATAYAPAAQAQVDGAAVVTVRVDARLPLLAWFLPVGPAVHATGHALLEPRP